A portion of the Apus apus isolate bApuApu2 chromosome 3, bApuApu2.pri.cur, whole genome shotgun sequence genome contains these proteins:
- the EPAS1 gene encoding endothelial PAS domain-containing protein 1 isoform X1 produces MALTEGRIAEDDHLAASLAESSSERRKEKSRDAARCRRSKETEVFYELAHELPLPHNISSHLDKASIMRLAISFLRTHKLLSSVCADNENELEADQQMDNLYLKALEGFIAVVTQDGDMIFLSENVNKYMGLTQVELTGHSIFDFTHPCDHEEIRENLSLKNGPGFGKKSKEMSTERDFFMRMKCTVTNRGRTVNLKSATWKVLHCTGQVKVYNTCPPHTLCGYKEPLLTCLIIMCEPIQHPSNIDIPLDSKTFLSRHSMDMKFTYCDDRITELIGYHPEELLGRSAYEFYHALDSESMTKSHQNLCTKGQVVTGQYRMLAKHGGYVWLETQGTVIYNTRNLQPQCIVCVNYVLSEIEKNDVVFSMDQTESLFKPHLLTMSTSYETSIPGTERSDFLFTKLKEEPEELAQLAPTPGDTIISLDFETQKFEEAPVFTSAVLTPNKAWPVEAQSHTAQGETLTIPSFTMPQIAPGSSTPSASSNSSCSTPSSPGDYYSSVDEDLKIEVIEKLFAMDTESKTQCTSQTDFNELDLETLAPYIPMDGEDFQLSPICQEEHPLSESAQNTQQSLSSMSSIFQPLASASQNQFLPEKYCPKLSNKNINPGHGSLSSVFFSNMSRSSLPPYHDQASTPLSSRGGRPNTQWPPDPPLEYVPAKWRLMDKYSGSLSSSSSGPPVHSPGVPTYKKRPLDAFGQRGIDVNPARIALSNSLKLKRQLDYEEQTLQQLSGGDPSVINPSHLLWKRMKFLKGENCSLVTEKKSLSTSVLTDEYVCNSRGLSHPMNQLQQQQQLTCGSPGENLKAGAFPPPFYSSHYQDYTVQPAHKASGMTSRLLGPSFEPYLLPELTRYDCEVNIPVLGSSTLLQGSELLRALDQAT; encoded by the exons ATGGCCTTGACAGAAGGGAGGATTGCTGAAGATGACCACCTGGCAGCATCATTGGCTGA GAGCAGTTCAGAACGGAGGAAGGAGAAATCAAGAGATGCAGCAAGATGCAGAAGAAGCAAAGAAACCGAGGTTTTCTACGAACTGGCACAtgagctgcccctgccccacaaCATCAGTTCCCACCTGGACAAGGCATCCATAATGCGCCTGGCAATCAGTTTTCTACGCACTCACAAGCTTCTGTCTTCAG tatgtGCTGACAATGAGAATGAACTAGAGGCAGACCAGCAGATGGACAACTTGTACCTGAAAGCTTTGGAGGGATTTATTGCCGTGGTAACACAGGATGGAGACATGATCTTCTTGTCAGAGAATGTCAACAAATACATGGGTCTTACCCAG GTGGAATTAACTGGACACAGCATTTTTGACTTCACTCATCCATGTGACCATGAAGAAATTCGAGAGAATCTGAGTCTGAAAAATG GTCCaggctttggaaagaaaagcaaagagatgtCAACTGAGCGTGACTTCTTCATGAGGATGAAATGCACCGTTACCAACAGAGGCAGAACTGTTAACCTCAAGTCTGCCACATGGAAG gttttgcaCTGCACTGGACAAGTTAAAGTGTATAACACTTGCCCTCCTCACACTCTGTGTGGGTATAAAGAGCCTCTTCTCACCTGCCTTATAATAATGTGTGAGCCTATCCAGCATCCTTCAAACATCGATATTCCCCTGGACAGCAAGACCTTCCTGAGTCGCCATAGCATGGACATGAAATTTACCTACTGTGATGACAG AATTACAGAGTTGATTGGATACCatccagaggagctgctgggccgTTCGGCCTATGAATTCTACCATGCCCTGGACTCGGAGAGTATGACCAAGAGTCACCAGAACT TGTGCACAAAAGGTCAAGTAGTGACGGGCCAGTACCGCATGCTCGCCAAGCATGGTGGGTACGTGTGGCTGGAGACTCAAGGAACGGTGATTTACAATACGCGCAACCTACAGCCTCAGTGTATCGTCTGTGTCAACTATGTGCTGAG TGAAATTGAGAAGAACGATGTTGTGTTCTCCATGGACCAAACGGAATCCCTCTTCAAGCCTCACCTGCTGACTATGAGCACCTCCTACGAGACCAGCATCCCCGGGACAGAGAGGAGCGACTTCTTGTTTACTAAGTTAAAGGAGGAACCAGAAGAACTTGCTCAGCTGGCACCAACTCCCGGCGATACCATAATTTCCCTGGATTTTG AGACACAGAAATTTGAGGAAGCCCCTGTCTTCACCAGTGCTGTTTTGACACCAAACAAAGCATGGCCAGTGGAAGCTCAAAGCCACACTGCACAAGGTGAAACACTGACAATACCATCCTTTACAATGCCTCAGATTGCACCTGGCAGCAGTACTCCAAGTGCAAGCAGCAACAGTAGCTGTTCCACG CCAAGCAGCCCAGGAGATTATTACAGTTCTGTGGATGAAGATCTTAAGATTGAGGTGATTGAAAAACTTTTTGCCATGGACACAGAATCAAAAACTCAGTGCACCTCACAG ACTGACTTCAATGAACTCGACCTTGAAACTTTGGCTCCTTACATTCCTATGGATGGAGAAGATTTCCAGCTCAGCCCAATCTGCCAGGAAGAACATCCTCTCTCTGAAAGTGCACAAAATACCCAGCAGAGTCTAAGTAGCATGAGTTCCATCTTCCAACCCCTTGCTTCTGCTTCACAGAATCAGTTCCTGCCAGAGAAATACTGCCCAAAGCtatcaaataaaaacattaaccCTGGTCATGGGTCCCTGTCATCAGTGTTCTTCAGCAATATGAGTAGGTCATCACTGCCACCATATCATGACCAAGCCAGCACTCCCCTGTCTTCGAGGGGAGGAAGACCAAATACCCAGTGGCCACCTGATCCCCCATTAGAATATGTTCCTGCTAAATGGAGGCTCATGGATAAATACTCAGGATCCCTATCAAGTTCCTCCTCAGGGCCACCAGTACATTCTCCAGGTGTGCCCACATATAAAAAAAG GCCCCTGGATGCATTTGGGCAACGAGGTATAGATGTAAATCCAGCAAGAATTGCTCTTTCAAACAGTTTGAAACTGAAGCGACAACTGGATTATGAAGAGCAAACATTGCAACAACTGAGTGGG GGAGATCCATCTGTCATTAATCCATCTCACCTACTGTGGAAGAGAATGAAATTTCTCAAAGGGGAAAACTGTTCCttagttacagaaaaaaagtctcTCAGCACAAGTGTTCTTACTG ATGAGTATGTCTGTAACTCAAGAGGTTTGAGCCATCCAATGAAtcaacttcagcagcagcagcaactcaCCTGTGGCAGTCCTGGTGAGAATTTGAAAGCAGGAGCGTTTCCCCCTCCGTTTTACAGTTCCCATTATCAGGACTATACTGTCCAGCCAGCTCATAAAGCATCAG GTATGACCAGTCGTCTGCTGGGGCCCTCCTTTGAACCGTACCTGTTGCCCGAGTTGACAAGATATGACTGTGAGGTGAACATCCCTGTTTTGGGCAGCTCTACTCTTCTGCAGGGCAGTGAACTGCTCAGAGCACTGGACCAGGCAACCTGA
- the EPAS1 gene encoding endothelial PAS domain-containing protein 1 isoform X2 yields MTADKEKKRSSSERRKEKSRDAARCRRSKETEVFYELAHELPLPHNISSHLDKASIMRLAISFLRTHKLLSSVCADNENELEADQQMDNLYLKALEGFIAVVTQDGDMIFLSENVNKYMGLTQVELTGHSIFDFTHPCDHEEIRENLSLKNGPGFGKKSKEMSTERDFFMRMKCTVTNRGRTVNLKSATWKVLHCTGQVKVYNTCPPHTLCGYKEPLLTCLIIMCEPIQHPSNIDIPLDSKTFLSRHSMDMKFTYCDDRITELIGYHPEELLGRSAYEFYHALDSESMTKSHQNLCTKGQVVTGQYRMLAKHGGYVWLETQGTVIYNTRNLQPQCIVCVNYVLSEIEKNDVVFSMDQTESLFKPHLLTMSTSYETSIPGTERSDFLFTKLKEEPEELAQLAPTPGDTIISLDFETQKFEEAPVFTSAVLTPNKAWPVEAQSHTAQGETLTIPSFTMPQIAPGSSTPSASSNSSCSTPSSPGDYYSSVDEDLKIEVIEKLFAMDTESKTQCTSQTDFNELDLETLAPYIPMDGEDFQLSPICQEEHPLSESAQNTQQSLSSMSSIFQPLASASQNQFLPEKYCPKLSNKNINPGHGSLSSVFFSNMSRSSLPPYHDQASTPLSSRGGRPNTQWPPDPPLEYVPAKWRLMDKYSGSLSSSSSGPPVHSPGVPTYKKRPLDAFGQRGIDVNPARIALSNSLKLKRQLDYEEQTLQQLSGGDPSVINPSHLLWKRMKFLKGENCSLVTEKKSLSTSVLTDEYVCNSRGLSHPMNQLQQQQQLTCGSPGENLKAGAFPPPFYSSHYQDYTVQPAHKASGMTSRLLGPSFEPYLLPELTRYDCEVNIPVLGSSTLLQGSELLRALDQAT; encoded by the exons GAGCAGTTCAGAACGGAGGAAGGAGAAATCAAGAGATGCAGCAAGATGCAGAAGAAGCAAAGAAACCGAGGTTTTCTACGAACTGGCACAtgagctgcccctgccccacaaCATCAGTTCCCACCTGGACAAGGCATCCATAATGCGCCTGGCAATCAGTTTTCTACGCACTCACAAGCTTCTGTCTTCAG tatgtGCTGACAATGAGAATGAACTAGAGGCAGACCAGCAGATGGACAACTTGTACCTGAAAGCTTTGGAGGGATTTATTGCCGTGGTAACACAGGATGGAGACATGATCTTCTTGTCAGAGAATGTCAACAAATACATGGGTCTTACCCAG GTGGAATTAACTGGACACAGCATTTTTGACTTCACTCATCCATGTGACCATGAAGAAATTCGAGAGAATCTGAGTCTGAAAAATG GTCCaggctttggaaagaaaagcaaagagatgtCAACTGAGCGTGACTTCTTCATGAGGATGAAATGCACCGTTACCAACAGAGGCAGAACTGTTAACCTCAAGTCTGCCACATGGAAG gttttgcaCTGCACTGGACAAGTTAAAGTGTATAACACTTGCCCTCCTCACACTCTGTGTGGGTATAAAGAGCCTCTTCTCACCTGCCTTATAATAATGTGTGAGCCTATCCAGCATCCTTCAAACATCGATATTCCCCTGGACAGCAAGACCTTCCTGAGTCGCCATAGCATGGACATGAAATTTACCTACTGTGATGACAG AATTACAGAGTTGATTGGATACCatccagaggagctgctgggccgTTCGGCCTATGAATTCTACCATGCCCTGGACTCGGAGAGTATGACCAAGAGTCACCAGAACT TGTGCACAAAAGGTCAAGTAGTGACGGGCCAGTACCGCATGCTCGCCAAGCATGGTGGGTACGTGTGGCTGGAGACTCAAGGAACGGTGATTTACAATACGCGCAACCTACAGCCTCAGTGTATCGTCTGTGTCAACTATGTGCTGAG TGAAATTGAGAAGAACGATGTTGTGTTCTCCATGGACCAAACGGAATCCCTCTTCAAGCCTCACCTGCTGACTATGAGCACCTCCTACGAGACCAGCATCCCCGGGACAGAGAGGAGCGACTTCTTGTTTACTAAGTTAAAGGAGGAACCAGAAGAACTTGCTCAGCTGGCACCAACTCCCGGCGATACCATAATTTCCCTGGATTTTG AGACACAGAAATTTGAGGAAGCCCCTGTCTTCACCAGTGCTGTTTTGACACCAAACAAAGCATGGCCAGTGGAAGCTCAAAGCCACACTGCACAAGGTGAAACACTGACAATACCATCCTTTACAATGCCTCAGATTGCACCTGGCAGCAGTACTCCAAGTGCAAGCAGCAACAGTAGCTGTTCCACG CCAAGCAGCCCAGGAGATTATTACAGTTCTGTGGATGAAGATCTTAAGATTGAGGTGATTGAAAAACTTTTTGCCATGGACACAGAATCAAAAACTCAGTGCACCTCACAG ACTGACTTCAATGAACTCGACCTTGAAACTTTGGCTCCTTACATTCCTATGGATGGAGAAGATTTCCAGCTCAGCCCAATCTGCCAGGAAGAACATCCTCTCTCTGAAAGTGCACAAAATACCCAGCAGAGTCTAAGTAGCATGAGTTCCATCTTCCAACCCCTTGCTTCTGCTTCACAGAATCAGTTCCTGCCAGAGAAATACTGCCCAAAGCtatcaaataaaaacattaaccCTGGTCATGGGTCCCTGTCATCAGTGTTCTTCAGCAATATGAGTAGGTCATCACTGCCACCATATCATGACCAAGCCAGCACTCCCCTGTCTTCGAGGGGAGGAAGACCAAATACCCAGTGGCCACCTGATCCCCCATTAGAATATGTTCCTGCTAAATGGAGGCTCATGGATAAATACTCAGGATCCCTATCAAGTTCCTCCTCAGGGCCACCAGTACATTCTCCAGGTGTGCCCACATATAAAAAAAG GCCCCTGGATGCATTTGGGCAACGAGGTATAGATGTAAATCCAGCAAGAATTGCTCTTTCAAACAGTTTGAAACTGAAGCGACAACTGGATTATGAAGAGCAAACATTGCAACAACTGAGTGGG GGAGATCCATCTGTCATTAATCCATCTCACCTACTGTGGAAGAGAATGAAATTTCTCAAAGGGGAAAACTGTTCCttagttacagaaaaaaagtctcTCAGCACAAGTGTTCTTACTG ATGAGTATGTCTGTAACTCAAGAGGTTTGAGCCATCCAATGAAtcaacttcagcagcagcagcaactcaCCTGTGGCAGTCCTGGTGAGAATTTGAAAGCAGGAGCGTTTCCCCCTCCGTTTTACAGTTCCCATTATCAGGACTATACTGTCCAGCCAGCTCATAAAGCATCAG GTATGACCAGTCGTCTGCTGGGGCCCTCCTTTGAACCGTACCTGTTGCCCGAGTTGACAAGATATGACTGTGAGGTGAACATCCCTGTTTTGGGCAGCTCTACTCTTCTGCAGGGCAGTGAACTGCTCAGAGCACTGGACCAGGCAACCTGA